In Granulicella cerasi, the following proteins share a genomic window:
- the tmpT gene encoding thiopurine S-methyltransferase has protein sequence MEPSFWHQSWQNNRIAFHEGKPNSLLVKHLPALGLKPDACIFVPLCGKTADLRWLRDQGLRPIGAELSELAVAQFFEELGTAPRVEDAGALKRFSADGITIYLGNIFDLTPETLGSIDLVYDRAAMVAFPPETQPAYAEQVLRLSAAAPILQITFEYDQSTQPGPPFSTPETQLNAYYGKHYALELLERIDVPGGLKGISPAQESIWLLEPR, from the coding sequence ATGGAACCAAGTTTCTGGCATCAATCCTGGCAAAACAACCGCATCGCCTTCCATGAGGGCAAGCCGAACTCCCTGCTTGTGAAGCATCTTCCCGCGCTGGGATTGAAGCCGGATGCGTGCATTTTCGTCCCCCTGTGTGGCAAGACCGCCGACCTACGATGGCTGCGCGATCAGGGCTTGCGCCCCATCGGCGCAGAGCTTAGCGAACTCGCCGTAGCTCAGTTCTTCGAAGAGCTCGGCACCGCTCCACGCGTCGAGGATGCAGGCGCACTGAAGCGATTCAGCGCAGACGGCATCACCATCTACCTTGGCAATATCTTCGACCTCACGCCCGAAACGCTTGGCTCCATCGACCTGGTCTACGACCGCGCGGCGATGGTCGCCTTTCCGCCCGAGACCCAGCCGGCATACGCCGAGCAGGTGCTACGCCTGAGCGCCGCCGCGCCGATCCTGCAGATCACCTTTGAGTACGATCAGTCAACGCAGCCCGGGCCGCCCTTCTCCACTCCCGAAACGCAGTTGAACGCGTACTACGGCAAGCACTACGCCTTGGAGCTGCTCGAACGCATCGACGTCCCGGGTGGCCTGAAGGGTATCAGCCCGGCGCAGGAAAGCATCTGGCTGTTGGAACCGCGATAA
- the mqnE gene encoding aminofutalosine synthase MqnE encodes MQTPLTQKPRHGFQTDDPLLEPIAEKVQRGERLTFEDGVTLYRSGDILAVGWMANLVRERLHGDLAYFNVNRHINPTNVCVASCRLCAFGRKKGDPDTYTMALEEAWETAGQGLTEAVTEFHIVGGLHPDLPFEYFMELVSGLKQRYPQVHIKAFTMVEVAFLAKRGKMTIEEALERMKAAGVDSCPGGGAEIFSDRVRHIICDHKIDGSEWLDTARLAHKAGLKSNATMLYGHIENDEDRVDHLLKLRAVQDETNGFQTFIPLSFHPDNTALGHLPKSTGMTDIRQIAVSRLMLDNFPHIKSYWQMVTPKMAQISLRFGADDIDGTVIEEKIYHDAGAETPQGMRRRDLERLITEAGRIPFERDTLYREVTRSEDSFTIAV; translated from the coding sequence ATGCAGACCCCGCTCACGCAGAAGCCGCGACATGGTTTCCAGACCGACGACCCCTTGCTCGAACCGATCGCTGAGAAGGTACAGCGCGGCGAACGGCTGACCTTTGAGGATGGCGTGACGCTGTATCGCTCGGGCGACATTCTGGCCGTGGGCTGGATGGCGAACCTCGTGCGCGAACGCCTGCACGGCGATCTGGCGTACTTCAATGTGAACCGCCACATCAACCCCACGAACGTCTGCGTGGCAAGTTGCCGTCTGTGCGCCTTTGGACGCAAGAAGGGCGATCCCGACACCTACACGATGGCGTTGGAAGAGGCATGGGAAACTGCAGGTCAGGGCCTGACTGAAGCCGTTACCGAGTTCCACATCGTTGGCGGTCTGCACCCGGATCTGCCGTTTGAATACTTCATGGAGTTGGTCAGCGGACTCAAGCAGCGTTACCCGCAGGTGCACATCAAGGCCTTCACCATGGTCGAGGTGGCGTTCCTTGCCAAGCGCGGCAAGATGACGATTGAAGAGGCACTGGAGCGCATGAAGGCCGCTGGTGTGGACTCGTGCCCCGGTGGCGGTGCGGAGATCTTCTCCGACCGTGTGCGCCACATCATCTGCGACCACAAGATCGATGGCTCGGAGTGGCTCGACACCGCACGCCTCGCGCATAAGGCTGGCCTGAAATCGAATGCCACGATGCTCTACGGCCACATTGAGAATGACGAAGACCGCGTCGACCACCTGTTGAAGCTGCGTGCGGTGCAGGATGAGACGAACGGCTTCCAGACGTTCATCCCGTTGAGCTTCCACCCGGACAACACGGCGCTGGGGCACCTGCCGAAGTCCACAGGCATGACGGACATTCGACAGATCGCCGTGAGTCGCCTGATGCTCGACAACTTCCCGCACATCAAGAGCTACTGGCAGATGGTAACGCCGAAGATGGCGCAGATTTCGCTGCGTTTTGGCGCGGACGATATCGACGGCACGGTGATCGAAGAGAAGATTTATCACGACGCCGGTGCGGAAACCCCGCAGGGGATGCGACGCCGTGACCTCGAGCGCCTCATCACCGAGGCGGGGCGCATTCCGTTCGAGCGCGACACGCTGTACCGTGAGGTGACACGCAGCGAAGACAGCTTCACGATTGCGGTCTAA
- a CDS encoding response regulator transcription factor translates to MQVVLADNQAIFRTGTSRVLALEDDIHVAAQCSDEERLKEAVGALRQSVVIFPSSISRDLHDLLDWIEQANSRSVMILEHGTDADESVLQRVEGVVLRSVAGPQLVECIHRVAAGERSVQRATIKPMPSPDRVGARVVQRLTPKELQIIALVTDGAKNKDIATQLNTKEQVVKNYLRSIYDKTGVSDRLELALYTVHHRALAEAIELAHPLRSKRA, encoded by the coding sequence TTGCAAGTCGTTCTCGCAGATAACCAGGCGATCTTTCGCACTGGAACCTCGCGCGTCCTCGCACTGGAAGATGATATCCATGTGGCCGCGCAGTGTTCCGACGAAGAGCGTTTGAAGGAAGCCGTCGGCGCGCTCCGCCAATCGGTGGTCATCTTCCCGTCGTCGATCAGCCGAGATCTCCACGACTTGCTCGACTGGATCGAACAGGCGAACTCGCGTTCCGTGATGATCCTGGAGCATGGCACGGACGCAGACGAGAGTGTTCTGCAGCGCGTCGAAGGCGTGGTGTTGCGTTCCGTTGCGGGCCCGCAGCTTGTCGAGTGCATTCACCGCGTGGCGGCCGGGGAGCGCAGCGTCCAGCGCGCAACCATCAAGCCGATGCCCTCTCCTGACCGAGTCGGCGCACGCGTGGTGCAGCGTCTCACGCCCAAAGAATTGCAGATCATCGCGCTCGTCACCGATGGCGCGAAGAACAAAGACATCGCCACGCAGCTGAACACCAAGGAGCAGGTCGTGAAGAACTACCTCCGCTCCATCTATGACAAGACCGGCGTCTCCGATCGCCTCGAACTCGCGCTCTACACGGTGCATCACCGCGCGCTGGCCGAGGCCATCGAACTGGCCCACCCGCTACGTTCCAAGCGCGCCTGA
- a CDS encoding WD40/YVTN/BNR-like repeat-containing protein, whose translation MMELWVRGMRYRLFGWACFLFLVSTLGLRALAVVPWFPLGPYGGDARAIAQDPSDAHHLFLGTANGWIYESRNGGHDWARLAQIAHRNDLVIDHMLIDPENPKRLIVGTWVVDRPEGGLYVSIDGGKTWYDQAQMRGQSIRSLARASQDPRYLVAGTLKGVFRSSDNGDHWALISPPGSTEIHEVESVAIDPTDPDVIYAGTWHLPWKTTDGGKNWENIKNGIIDDSDVFSIIIDPQHPKTVYASACSGIYKSYDAGVQFRKINGIPSSARRTRKLTQDPRFLGTVYAGTTEGLYRTLDGGMQWVRLTGGDVIVNDVWVDPTNSQHLLLATDRGGVLVSFDGGAIFESSNTGFSARQVVSYVMDAKGSGRMYVGVVNDKTTGGVFTSSDGGIHWAQQSTGLGGRDVFSLASLPSGTVLAGTGHGVFRLAEDEWKDSSVLLPPPAPEAAKPEPHKAPATGKPATKKAAPATRGKVVHKANVAFYYGAPANTKTRKKTPPARKPVRSTPPPAPTRMDEVIYALEPIGSTVFAGTTRGIVRSEDDGASWSPVVTLAMPDARFLAGNPKMLLAATLKRMALSVDMGKTWDTVALPADLTQIGAVAVDELGNLWVGGREGVYYSTDLGENWKTLKNLFITQVDNIHFDALQHRILVTSSASPFAFSVTLPEYKVNYVETGWNLRFVRPVGDHLIGASLFDGMVVQPRMVNSKFGK comes from the coding sequence ATGATGGAGCTTTGGGTGCGCGGCATGCGGTATCGCCTGTTTGGCTGGGCTTGTTTTCTCTTTCTCGTTTCTACGCTGGGCCTGCGTGCTCTGGCGGTTGTGCCTTGGTTTCCCCTCGGCCCTTATGGCGGCGACGCGCGCGCGATTGCGCAGGACCCGAGCGACGCTCACCATCTATTCCTCGGTACGGCAAATGGTTGGATCTATGAGTCCCGCAATGGCGGCCACGATTGGGCACGTCTCGCGCAGATCGCGCATCGCAATGATCTGGTCATCGACCACATGCTCATCGATCCCGAGAATCCAAAGCGACTGATCGTCGGCACCTGGGTGGTGGACCGTCCTGAGGGTGGGCTTTACGTCTCGATTGATGGTGGCAAGACCTGGTACGACCAGGCGCAGATGCGCGGGCAATCGATTCGCTCGCTGGCGCGCGCCTCGCAGGATCCGCGCTACCTCGTCGCGGGCACGCTCAAGGGCGTTTTTCGCTCTTCGGACAACGGCGATCACTGGGCGCTCATCTCGCCCCCGGGCTCTACGGAGATCCATGAGGTGGAGTCGGTCGCCATCGACCCGACGGACCCGGACGTGATCTACGCCGGCACATGGCATCTCCCCTGGAAGACCACTGACGGCGGCAAGAACTGGGAGAACATCAAGAACGGCATCATCGATGACTCGGACGTGTTTTCGATCATCATCGATCCGCAGCACCCTAAGACCGTCTACGCCAGCGCTTGCTCGGGTATCTACAAGAGCTATGACGCGGGCGTCCAGTTCCGCAAGATCAACGGTATTCCGTCGTCTGCTCGCCGCACGCGTAAGCTGACGCAGGATCCACGCTTTCTCGGTACGGTTTACGCCGGAACAACGGAAGGGCTGTATCGCACGCTTGATGGTGGCATGCAATGGGTGCGCCTGACAGGCGGCGACGTGATCGTCAACGACGTTTGGGTCGACCCGACGAACTCGCAACATCTGCTGTTGGCGACTGATCGCGGTGGCGTGCTCGTAAGCTTCGATGGCGGCGCGATCTTCGAGTCGTCGAATACAGGATTCTCGGCGCGTCAGGTTGTTTCCTACGTGATGGATGCGAAGGGAAGCGGTCGTATGTACGTCGGTGTCGTGAACGACAAGACGACCGGGGGCGTCTTTACCAGCAGCGATGGTGGCATTCATTGGGCGCAGCAGAGCACCGGACTCGGCGGTAGAGACGTCTTCAGCCTGGCCTCGTTGCCAAGCGGTACGGTGCTTGCGGGCACAGGACACGGCGTCTTCCGGCTCGCTGAAGATGAATGGAAGGACTCGAGCGTTCTTTTGCCCCCTCCGGCGCCGGAAGCGGCAAAGCCCGAGCCGCACAAGGCTCCGGCGACTGGTAAGCCTGCTACGAAGAAGGCCGCGCCAGCGACACGGGGCAAGGTGGTGCACAAAGCCAACGTGGCGTTCTACTACGGCGCTCCGGCAAACACCAAGACCCGAAAGAAGACTCCCCCGGCACGCAAGCCCGTGCGTTCCACGCCGCCTCCTGCGCCGACGCGCATGGACGAGGTGATCTACGCGCTTGAGCCGATCGGTAGCACGGTGTTCGCAGGCACGACGCGCGGCATCGTGCGTTCGGAGGATGACGGTGCCTCCTGGAGTCCGGTAGTTACGCTGGCGATGCCCGATGCTCGCTTCCTCGCCGGGAATCCGAAGATGCTTCTGGCGGCGACGTTGAAGCGGATGGCTTTGTCCGTTGACATGGGCAAGACGTGGGACACGGTGGCACTTCCGGCGGACCTCACGCAGATTGGCGCGGTTGCGGTCGATGAACTCGGCAATCTTTGGGTGGGTGGCCGCGAGGGCGTTTATTACTCCACCGACCTCGGCGAGAACTGGAAGACGTTGAAGAACCTCTTCATTACGCAGGTCGACAATATCCACTTCGATGCGCTGCAGCACCGGATTCTCGTCACGTCGAGCGCTTCGCCGTTTGCGTTCTCCGTTACGCTTCCTGAGTACAAGGTGAACTACGTGGAGACCGGATGGAATCTGCGATTCGTGCGACCGGTGGGTGACCACCTGATCGGGGCCTCGCTCTTTGATGGCATGGTCGTGCAGCCGCGCATGGTGAACTCGAAGTTCGGCAAATAG
- a CDS encoding VOC family protein: MSLRPFHIAFPVDDLRAARHFYGTVLGCPEGRSADHWIDFDLFGHQIVAHLKPKAPDAAPTHTNAVDNHEVPVPHFGVVLTPEEWDGLAERVKAAGISFIIEPYTRFKGEVGEQSTMFFLDPAGNALEFKAFNDLSQLFAK; the protein is encoded by the coding sequence ATGAGTCTTCGTCCGTTTCACATTGCCTTTCCGGTAGATGATCTCCGCGCCGCGCGCCACTTCTATGGCACCGTACTCGGTTGCCCGGAAGGCCGCTCTGCCGATCACTGGATCGACTTCGATCTCTTCGGTCATCAGATCGTTGCGCACCTGAAGCCGAAGGCTCCGGACGCTGCGCCCACTCATACAAACGCTGTCGATAACCACGAAGTTCCCGTGCCGCACTTCGGCGTGGTGCTTACCCCTGAAGAATGGGACGGCCTCGCAGAACGCGTGAAGGCCGCGGGCATCAGCTTCATCATCGAGCCTTACACGCGCTTCAAGGGCGAGGTCGGCGAGCAGTCCACCATGTTCTTCCTCGACCCCGCCGGTAACGCGCTCGAGTTCAAAGCCTTCAACGATCTCTCACAACTCTTTGCAAAGTAG
- a CDS encoding GNAT family N-acetyltransferase: MAILIEEATFNDLAAMARLRGDQWGSPNEWEPRLTAYMIRQQTPPYGLEPRAFFVAVDDTENEVVGLIAGHLTTRFGCKGEIQWLDVDSRLRGQRIADKLLDAMFAWFRSQGAAKICVNVTPTNDSARTVFLRRDAEAMGTHWMVFNDISAT, translated from the coding sequence ATGGCCATCCTCATCGAAGAAGCAACATTCAACGACCTTGCCGCAATGGCCCGCCTGCGTGGCGATCAGTGGGGTTCGCCCAACGAGTGGGAGCCGCGACTGACGGCCTACATGATCCGCCAGCAGACGCCGCCCTACGGTCTCGAGCCGCGCGCATTTTTCGTGGCTGTCGACGACACCGAGAACGAAGTCGTCGGCCTGATCGCCGGCCATCTCACCACGCGCTTCGGTTGCAAGGGAGAGATCCAGTGGCTGGACGTGGACTCCCGCCTGCGCGGTCAGCGCATCGCCGACAAACTGCTCGACGCGATGTTCGCCTGGTTCCGCTCGCAGGGGGCCGCGAAGATCTGCGTCAATGTGACGCCGACGAACGACTCCGCGCGCACGGTCTTCCTGCGCCGCGACGCCGAAGCCATGGGTACGCACTGGATGGTCTTCAACGACATCAGCGCCACCTAG
- the pruA gene encoding L-glutamate gamma-semialdehyde dehydrogenase, which produces MVMSNLDTLELSNFVNEAFTDFTNGDNKRAYEAALAKARSEFGRTYPTIIGGKHRQLAKKFTSTNPANPSEVVGTHFESTPVEVDEAIDAARAAFTSWKKQPVIARVKLLLEAAKIIRERHFDFCAWLTLEVGKNWAEADADVGECIDFLEFYAREALKLDGATTPIQFPGEKNLLRYLPLGVGAVIPPWNFPFAIMAGMTAASIVCGNTVVLKPSPDAPTMAALFVEVLEEVGVPAGVVNLVHGGPAVGRALTESPLIHFIAFTGSKKVGLEIHERAAKVIPGQRHIKRTILELGGKDAIIVEADADIDAAVDGVVASAFGFNGQKCSACSRAIVADAIYDSFCDRVKEKVEAIKSGTPESNAYAGPVINQLAYDRVLSYIEIGKAEGKLLTGGVALKPAEEGYFLAPTVFRDVPAKSRIAQEEVFGPFLAIIRSSNFNDALAIANDTEYGLTGAIYTSSREKLNRARDEFHVGNLYLNRKCTGAMVGAHPFGGFNLSGTDSKAGGPDYLTLFTQAKSVAEKRGVVSDAAEEEAQRMGI; this is translated from the coding sequence ATGGTCATGAGCAATCTGGACACACTCGAACTCTCCAACTTTGTGAACGAAGCCTTTACGGATTTCACGAACGGCGACAACAAGCGCGCGTATGAAGCTGCTTTGGCGAAGGCCCGCAGCGAGTTCGGACGCACCTACCCGACGATCATCGGCGGCAAGCACCGTCAGCTTGCCAAGAAGTTCACTTCAACCAACCCCGCAAATCCCAGTGAGGTCGTAGGGACACATTTCGAGAGCACTCCCGTAGAAGTCGACGAAGCTATCGACGCTGCGCGCGCGGCGTTCACCTCGTGGAAGAAGCAGCCGGTGATCGCGCGCGTGAAGCTGCTGCTCGAAGCCGCAAAGATCATCCGCGAACGTCACTTCGACTTCTGCGCCTGGCTGACCCTGGAAGTCGGCAAGAACTGGGCCGAGGCTGACGCCGACGTCGGTGAGTGCATCGACTTCCTCGAGTTCTACGCGCGCGAAGCGTTGAAGCTAGACGGTGCGACGACCCCGATCCAGTTTCCTGGCGAGAAGAATCTGCTGCGCTACCTCCCGCTCGGCGTGGGCGCGGTAATTCCGCCCTGGAACTTCCCTTTCGCCATCATGGCGGGCATGACAGCCGCATCCATCGTATGCGGCAACACCGTCGTGCTGAAGCCCTCCCCGGACGCACCGACGATGGCCGCGCTCTTCGTGGAAGTGCTCGAGGAAGTGGGCGTCCCCGCGGGCGTCGTCAATCTCGTGCACGGTGGTCCAGCGGTCGGCCGAGCGCTGACGGAGTCGCCTCTCATCCACTTCATCGCCTTCACCGGCTCGAAGAAGGTCGGCCTTGAGATCCACGAGCGCGCTGCGAAGGTCATCCCTGGTCAGCGCCACATCAAGCGCACCATCCTCGAGCTCGGCGGCAAAGACGCCATCATCGTGGAAGCGGATGCTGACATCGACGCAGCTGTAGATGGCGTGGTCGCCTCCGCCTTCGGCTTCAACGGACAGAAGTGTTCTGCCTGCTCACGCGCGATCGTCGCAGACGCGATCTACGACAGCTTCTGCGACCGCGTGAAGGAGAAGGTCGAAGCCATCAAGAGCGGCACGCCGGAGTCAAATGCGTACGCGGGCCCGGTCATCAACCAACTCGCCTACGACCGCGTTCTTTCGTACATCGAGATCGGGAAGGCCGAAGGCAAGCTCCTCACTGGCGGTGTCGCACTCAAGCCTGCGGAAGAGGGTTACTTCCTCGCTCCAACGGTCTTTCGCGATGTCCCCGCGAAGTCACGTATCGCGCAGGAAGAGGTCTTCGGTCCGTTCCTCGCCATCATCCGTTCGTCGAACTTCAACGACGCTCTGGCGATTGCGAATGACACGGAGTATGGTCTCACCGGCGCCATTTACACGAGCTCGCGCGAGAAGCTGAATCGTGCACGCGATGAGTTCCATGTCGGAAACCTGTACCTGAACCGCAAGTGCACCGGCGCCATGGTCGGCGCGCATCCGTTCGGCGGCTTCAATCTCTCCGGCACGGACAGCAAGGCCGGCGGTCCCGATTACCTGACGCTCTTCACGCAGGCAAAGTCGGTTGCCGAAAAGCGTGGAGTGGTCAGCGACGCGGCGGAAGAAGAAGCTCAGCGCATGGGAATCTAA
- a CDS encoding MerC domain-containing protein, whose amino-acid sequence MTSSRTDITTWADRLGIATSALCVVHCLCVPVLISFSAVAAHFMPSEERSHRTLAVVVSLLGTIALVRGFRTHGRRRVLGLMAAGLAFIATGAFAGDRLSAHWQEVAITFCGSLLMIAAHRINHTFCRDCVCADHCCDPE is encoded by the coding sequence ATGACTTCATCCCGCACCGACATTACTACCTGGGCTGATCGCCTCGGCATCGCCACTTCTGCGCTCTGCGTCGTGCACTGCCTCTGCGTGCCTGTGCTCATCTCCTTCTCCGCCGTCGCCGCGCACTTCATGCCCTCCGAGGAGCGCTCACATCGGACGCTCGCGGTGGTCGTCTCCCTTCTCGGCACGATCGCGCTCGTGCGCGGATTCCGCACGCACGGCCGTCGCCGCGTACTGGGGTTGATGGCAGCAGGACTCGCCTTCATCGCCACGGGTGCATTTGCAGGAGATCGCCTCTCTGCGCATTGGCAGGAAGTCGCGATTACCTTCTGCGGCAGTCTCCTGATGATCGCCGCGCACCGCATCAACCACACCTTCTGCCGCGATTGCGTCTGCGCGGACCACTGCTGCGACCCGGAGTAG